A DNA window from Fibrobacter sp. UWB4 contains the following coding sequences:
- a CDS encoding BatD family protein: protein MKRFLLLCLGLTAFVNAKPSLQVDSDRIEAGQTFNLQFIVPIQELPQNRGALRLETRNNFKLLGLDSADQVMRPDMDDIFNSFFGGGGRAYKARVYSFKVKAPKKTGTQDLGTLTWMIGGEANTISSKIPVTVQRSYNDDALAASLTPSKKSIYEGEQFSVTLSLHTFEHFQGGLQATDMSTGNDFIVHRNDLSNLDFKPVEGARREMKASAKYAWLSPTKSGTLQIPSFKFKYTKLGEPKVVEEKKQMGGMSFSSRSVKQESIETETSTAPLSITVLPLPTEGKPADFSGMVGNYSFSANFDRTNLKVGEALTLAISIKGDGTPGTITDPKLPDFSEFRSVPPENSINKKVKGNKVITSKDIKVFLYPKKKGTFEIPAITYSWFNPAKKKYETASAGPWTIEVEKSDAPAEPVYQAPVSAGTGSSAPVVQKQEIEFLGSDIRFIHAITDKSESSAPHRSVLFWILFAAAIPFYLIANFAITRNRKRNSNTALVRKGKANKLLKEKFANARTALKNGDGKAFFAALENGLIDYLSNLTNVEFKGMTRPQMKQELSKRGVKEETIEAINSWLEKCSFVRFAPVTASTEEQSQMLADVEKLCEALKL, encoded by the coding sequence ATGAAACGATTTTTGCTTTTATGTCTCGGTTTAACAGCATTTGTAAACGCAAAGCCATCTCTTCAAGTCGATAGCGACCGCATCGAAGCGGGTCAGACATTCAATTTGCAGTTCATCGTTCCGATTCAGGAACTGCCGCAAAACAGAGGCGCGCTCCGCCTCGAAACACGCAATAACTTTAAGCTCCTCGGGCTCGACAGTGCCGATCAGGTGATGCGCCCGGACATGGACGACATTTTCAACTCGTTTTTCGGCGGTGGCGGAAGAGCCTACAAAGCCCGCGTCTATTCGTTCAAGGTCAAAGCCCCGAAAAAGACAGGCACGCAGGACCTCGGTACACTCACATGGATGATTGGCGGCGAAGCCAACACCATCAGCAGCAAAATCCCGGTCACCGTGCAGCGCTCCTATAACGACGACGCTCTCGCCGCAAGCCTTACCCCGAGCAAAAAGTCCATTTACGAAGGTGAACAGTTCAGCGTCACCTTGAGCCTCCACACTTTTGAGCACTTCCAGGGCGGCCTCCAGGCTACCGACATGAGCACCGGCAACGACTTCATCGTCCATCGCAACGACCTTTCGAATCTAGATTTCAAGCCGGTCGAAGGCGCCCGCCGCGAAATGAAGGCATCCGCCAAATACGCATGGCTCAGCCCTACCAAGAGCGGTACGCTCCAAATTCCGTCCTTCAAGTTCAAGTACACCAAGCTCGGTGAACCCAAAGTCGTCGAAGAAAAGAAGCAAATGGGTGGCATGTCGTTCTCGAGCCGCAGCGTAAAGCAGGAATCCATCGAAACGGAAACCTCCACCGCCCCGCTTTCCATCACCGTTCTCCCGCTCCCGACCGAAGGCAAGCCCGCCGATTTCTCGGGAATGGTCGGCAACTACAGCTTTAGCGCCAACTTCGACCGTACAAACCTCAAGGTCGGCGAAGCGCTCACACTTGCGATTAGCATCAAGGGCGATGGCACTCCGGGAACCATCACGGACCCGAAACTCCCCGACTTTAGCGAATTCCGCTCTGTTCCACCCGAAAACAGCATCAACAAGAAAGTCAAGGGCAACAAGGTCATTACCTCGAAGGATATCAAGGTTTTCCTCTACCCGAAGAAAAAGGGAACTTTCGAAATCCCCGCCATTACCTATTCCTGGTTCAACCCGGCCAAAAAGAAATACGAAACCGCTTCAGCAGGCCCATGGACCATCGAAGTTGAAAAGAGCGACGCCCCCGCAGAACCCGTTTACCAAGCTCCGGTTTCCGCAGGCACTGGCTCCTCGGCACCAGTCGTCCAAAAGCAAGAAATTGAATTCCTCGGCAGCGACATCCGCTTTATCCATGCCATCACGGACAAGTCCGAATCTAGCGCCCCGCACAGGAGTGTGCTCTTCTGGATTCTATTTGCAGCCGCCATCCCGTTCTACCTGATTGCAAACTTTGCCATCACGAGAAACCGCAAGCGCAACAGCAACACGGCGCTCGTCCGCAAGGGCAAGGCTAACAAGCTCCTCAAGGAAAAATTCGCGAACGCCCGCACCGCCCTCAAGAACGGTGACGGCAAAGCATTCTTTGCGGCACTCGAAAATGGCCTCATCGATTACCTCAGCAATTTGACGAACGTCGAATTCAAGGGCATGACCCGCCCGCAAATGAAGCAGGAACTTTCAAAGCGCGGCGTCAAGGAAGAAACGATCGAAGCCATCAACAGCTGGCTTGAAAAATGCTCGTTCGTGCGATTTGCTCCGGTCACGGCATCAACCGAAGAACAGTCCCAAATGCTCGCAGATGTCGAAAAACTATGCGAGGCGCTGAAGCTATAA
- a CDS encoding 4-alpha-glucanotransferase, with amino-acid sequence MRYGDLTSFQTGVAVPLFSLHSKHSIGVGEFLDLIPFAQWAKFCGFNIIQLLPVNDTGTEPSPYSARSAFALNPVFINVQSVEGASNFENEIEKAREQFADIERVDYYRITTWKRTILRKIFDSCYENLKTSKKLLAWIEQNAWVKSYCVYCTLKAQNNEASWKDWKKFQNPSAADVDKLWMKNYRDVLFQAWMQYTAEGQFTAAVNEVSKLGLRLKGDVPILINEDSADVWFDRKYFSLADRAGAPPDMFSYGGQNWGFPTYRWDVLEADDFGWWRRRLAQASKFYHAYRIDHVLGFFRIWAIPESESTGILGRFQPSIPLTWDVLRNAGFYRETLEYLRRPNFSVDQLREFLGSETDRLISLYFENLPGKFDRFVIKSDLLSERAILALDEPQEVKDSMLRVYWNRVFIPTGDENTFYPYWYWYNQPVLFTLPQNEQDKLHDLIGQNEQAQNALWEQNAMKLLSVLANETDMLVCAEDLGAVPPCVPTVLKKLDIMSLRIERWARNWSVPYSPYYSMDEYPRLSVCTTSCHDTSTLRGLWEEPDFDRAFYWSHAGLPGVAPEKLTPPVVHDILSHVFTANSLFCIPPIQDYFALSASLSDCDPKEERVNIPGTVGGKNWTYRTPCSVEDLLANAGLISEISKLVEERKSRALWKI; translated from the coding sequence ATGCGATATGGTGATTTAACTTCCTTTCAAACCGGCGTAGCCGTTCCCCTTTTCAGTCTTCACAGCAAGCACAGCATTGGCGTTGGCGAATTTCTGGACTTGATTCCGTTCGCCCAGTGGGCCAAGTTCTGCGGATTCAATATCATTCAGCTTTTGCCTGTAAACGATACCGGCACCGAGCCGAGTCCTTACAGTGCCCGCAGCGCATTTGCGTTGAATCCGGTGTTTATCAATGTGCAGTCTGTTGAAGGTGCTTCTAATTTTGAAAATGAAATTGAAAAGGCTCGCGAACAGTTTGCGGATATTGAGCGTGTAGACTACTACCGCATTACGACTTGGAAGCGCACCATTCTGCGTAAGATTTTTGATTCCTGTTACGAAAATCTCAAGACGTCAAAGAAATTGCTTGCCTGGATTGAGCAGAATGCCTGGGTCAAGTCCTACTGTGTCTATTGCACACTCAAGGCGCAAAACAACGAAGCAAGCTGGAAGGACTGGAAAAAGTTCCAGAATCCCTCCGCTGCCGATGTCGATAAACTTTGGATGAAAAACTACAGGGACGTGCTGTTCCAGGCGTGGATGCAGTACACCGCCGAAGGTCAGTTTACCGCAGCCGTGAACGAAGTCTCTAAACTCGGGCTTCGCCTGAAGGGCGACGTGCCTATCCTCATCAACGAGGACAGTGCCGACGTGTGGTTTGACCGCAAGTACTTCTCGCTTGCTGACCGCGCGGGTGCACCTCCTGACATGTTCAGCTACGGTGGCCAGAACTGGGGCTTCCCGACTTACCGCTGGGACGTACTTGAAGCCGATGACTTTGGCTGGTGGCGTCGCCGTTTGGCTCAGGCGAGCAAGTTCTATCACGCTTACCGCATTGACCACGTGCTCGGATTCTTCCGCATCTGGGCGATTCCTGAATCTGAATCGACGGGCATCCTGGGCCGCTTCCAGCCGTCCATCCCGCTGACGTGGGACGTGTTGCGCAATGCGGGTTTCTACCGCGAAACGCTTGAATATTTGCGTCGCCCGAATTTTTCTGTGGACCAGCTCCGCGAATTCCTCGGCAGCGAAACGGACAGGCTTATCTCTCTGTATTTTGAAAATTTGCCGGGAAAGTTCGACCGCTTTGTTATCAAGTCTGATCTTTTGTCCGAACGCGCAATCCTTGCACTGGATGAACCGCAAGAAGTCAAGGATTCCATGCTCCGCGTTTACTGGAACCGCGTGTTTATCCCGACGGGTGACGAAAATACATTCTACCCGTACTGGTACTGGTACAACCAGCCGGTGCTCTTTACGCTCCCGCAGAACGAACAAGATAAATTGCACGATTTGATTGGCCAGAACGAACAGGCCCAGAACGCACTCTGGGAACAGAATGCCATGAAGCTTTTGTCTGTACTCGCCAACGAAACCGACATGCTCGTTTGCGCCGAAGACCTTGGCGCTGTGCCGCCGTGTGTGCCGACCGTGCTCAAGAAGCTCGACATCATGTCGCTGCGCATTGAACGCTGGGCCCGCAACTGGAGCGTTCCGTATTCTCCGTACTACAGCATGGATGAATACCCGCGTCTCTCCGTTTGCACGACAAGTTGCCACGATACTTCGACACTCCGCGGTCTTTGGGAAGAGCCGGACTTTGATAGGGCCTTCTACTGGTCTCATGCAGGCTTGCCGGGCGTTGCCCCTGAAAAGCTTACGCCGCCGGTGGTGCACGATATCTTGTCGCATGTGTTTACTGCAAATAGTTTGTTCTGCATCCCGCCGATTCAGGATTACTTTGCGCTTTCGGCTTCGCTTTCTGATTGTGACCCGAAGGAAGAACGCGTCAACATTCCGGGAACGGTCGGTGGCAAGAACTGGACGTATCGCACTCCGTGCAGTGTCGAGGACTTGCTCGCCAATGCGGGCTTGATTTCGGAGATTAGCAAACTTGTCGAAGAACGTAAGTCCCGTGCCCTCTGGAAAATTTAA
- a CDS encoding glycoside hydrolase family 13 protein, with protein MPSGKFNAPAWTKDAVFYQVFPDRFCRSAKYKAVGKFVDWDTLPTRENMFGGNLAGICEKLDYIASLGVNAIYLCPIFKSNSNHRYHTVDYFEIDPVLGTLRDFDKLVKKAHKLGLRVILDGVFNHCSRGFFQFNSLMELGKNSPYVDWFHVHGWPLHAYSGKPNYDCWWGYPALPKFNTDNPDVRDYLFSVGEYWMKRGIDGWRLDVPNEIDDDSFWQEFRRRIKAINPDAYIVGEIWDEPSRWLQGDQFDGVMNYPLRKAVLKYLFDESPIVLAEFATRLREAFPEGRFGVQMNLLGSHDTIRLASLPCSNLQRVKLALTLLFFLPGAPCIYYGDEIGMLGGKDPDNRRAFPWDKLEEGMKKPIFGFIKELIELRRKSQVLRDGSLEIAYSAGRLDIVRTLGKKKMTLAISAAKPDPAFEIK; from the coding sequence GTGCCCTCTGGAAAATTTAACGCTCCCGCCTGGACTAAGGACGCTGTTTTCTATCAGGTTTTTCCGGACCGCTTTTGCCGTAGTGCAAAGTACAAGGCGGTCGGAAAGTTTGTGGATTGGGATACTCTCCCGACCCGTGAAAACATGTTCGGCGGAAACCTCGCTGGCATTTGCGAAAAGCTTGATTACATTGCGTCTTTGGGCGTGAATGCCATTTACCTTTGCCCGATTTTCAAGAGCAATTCGAATCACCGCTACCATACGGTCGATTATTTTGAAATTGACCCTGTGCTTGGAACGCTCAGGGATTTTGATAAGCTCGTCAAGAAGGCGCACAAGCTTGGGCTTCGCGTGATTCTGGATGGCGTGTTCAACCATTGCTCGCGTGGATTTTTCCAGTTTAACAGCTTGATGGAACTCGGCAAGAACTCTCCGTACGTGGACTGGTTCCATGTGCACGGCTGGCCGCTCCATGCGTATTCGGGCAAGCCCAATTACGATTGCTGGTGGGGCTACCCTGCGCTCCCGAAGTTCAATACCGACAATCCCGATGTTCGCGATTACCTTTTCTCGGTGGGCGAGTACTGGATGAAACGCGGCATTGACGGCTGGCGCCTCGATGTTCCGAACGAGATTGACGACGATAGCTTCTGGCAGGAATTCCGCCGCCGCATCAAGGCGATTAACCCGGATGCCTATATTGTCGGCGAAATTTGGGATGAACCTTCGCGCTGGCTGCAGGGCGACCAGTTTGACGGCGTGATGAATTATCCTTTGCGTAAGGCGGTACTTAAGTACCTCTTTGACGAAAGTCCGATTGTGCTTGCTGAGTTTGCGACTCGTTTGCGTGAGGCGTTCCCGGAAGGGCGTTTCGGTGTGCAGATGAACTTGCTCGGGAGTCATGACACGATTCGGTTGGCGTCGCTTCCGTGCTCAAATTTGCAGCGCGTGAAGCTTGCGCTTACGCTGTTGTTCTTTTTGCCGGGCGCTCCCTGTATATATTATGGCGACGAAATCGGCATGTTGGGGGGCAAGGATCCTGACAATCGCCGGGCATTCCCGTGGGATAAACTTGAGGAAGGCATGAAAAAGCCGATTTTCGGCTTTATCAAGGAGCTGATCGAGCTTCGTAGAAAGTCGCAGGTGCTGCGCGATGGTTCGCTGGAGATTGCTTATAGTGCTGGGCGCCTGGATATTGTCCGTACCCTCGGCAAGAAGAAGATGACGCTTGCGATTTCGGCGGCAAAACCGGACCCTGCGTTTGAGATAAAATAA
- the secD gene encoding protein translocase subunit SecD, which translates to MKKNKFGFREFIILAVIILSAYTVWPSIQVHSKKGEAKQTFLKENPKLGTKSINFGLDLAGGTSITLQIDKSSLKDGEDIKDIQAQSLEIIRNRVDQYGLSEPQISPTGDDRIVVELAGVDDSTAKALVGSTAKLEFKILAESEKFTQVVGLIDQYLTRQTTDIIADSAKTDSVKTDSVKKETLSDDELLAGGVAKAESAEKKDTAAAEAAPADVVGQSLSSFFISFGNGGFIAEESVEKVKKLLATEGVQKLIPRDVAFAFGSGLEKLRRDANIKAKRLYLLKRRAEMGGDDITDARPYRVSDGMSAGEVAVNLKFGGIGPKKFSAVTAANVGKQMAIVLDNQVISAPVIRDRIPNGEAQITGLDDMAEANRLAVVLKAGALKAPMQIIESRSVGATLGEENIVQGFGSGAIGLLLCLVFMVAYYRLGGFIASIGVMVNALVTAAVMSVFNATLTLPGIAGFILVVGMSLDANVIIFERIREELKNGLTARAAVAKGYERAFSAILDSNLTTVLTGLILYKIGTGSVKGFGLTLTIGILTSLFCAITISRAVFDWRLAKRDRTTLSIGSGFKTLNNANLQIMKNRGKFKALSIILLIASIACIAVKGFDFSIDFTGGQVYTIQYQDDAKHETDLNKALSKAGIQGARVRSLGGTSANSYQISVRGDDTSFELAMAKAFEAANQKCEIVAKDAVGPTIGKELRFNAILSVILAWLGIALYVWFRFGKLGLGFGVAAVLGLIHDTIITLGFISAFSLSFDGALIASLLTMIGYSVNDTIVNFDRIRENTALFGSAKYEQTINSSLNQCFSRTVITSLTTLFVCVVLAVKGGSSIRDFGLVQCFGILIGTYSSVCVCSPIVLWWSKKFKKGV; encoded by the coding sequence ATGAAAAAAAATAAATTCGGCTTCCGAGAATTCATCATTCTCGCAGTCATCATTCTTTCGGCCTACACTGTATGGCCTTCTATTCAGGTTCACTCCAAGAAGGGTGAAGCTAAGCAGACCTTCCTCAAGGAAAATCCGAAGCTGGGCACAAAGTCCATCAACTTCGGTTTGGACCTTGCCGGTGGTACGAGCATTACGCTTCAGATCGACAAGTCTAGCCTCAAGGATGGCGAAGATATTAAGGACATCCAGGCTCAGTCTCTTGAAATTATTCGTAACCGTGTTGACCAGTATGGTCTTTCTGAACCGCAGATTTCTCCGACTGGCGACGACCGCATTGTCGTTGAACTGGCTGGTGTGGATGACTCTACGGCTAAGGCTCTTGTGGGTTCTACGGCTAAGCTCGAATTCAAGATTCTCGCCGAATCTGAAAAGTTTACGCAGGTTGTTGGCCTTATCGACCAGTACCTCACTCGCCAGACGACCGACATCATTGCTGATTCCGCTAAGACAGATTCCGTCAAGACTGACTCTGTGAAGAAGGAAACCTTGTCTGATGATGAACTTCTCGCTGGTGGTGTTGCAAAGGCTGAATCCGCTGAAAAGAAGGACACCGCTGCTGCTGAAGCCGCTCCGGCAGACGTGGTCGGACAGTCCCTTTCCTCTTTCTTCATCTCTTTCGGCAATGGCGGTTTCATTGCTGAAGAAAGCGTCGAAAAGGTGAAGAAGCTCCTCGCCACTGAAGGTGTCCAGAAGCTCATCCCGCGCGATGTCGCTTTCGCTTTCGGTAGCGGTCTTGAAAAGCTCCGCCGCGATGCTAACATCAAGGCCAAGCGTCTTTACCTCCTCAAGCGCCGTGCAGAAATGGGCGGTGACGATATCACGGATGCTCGTCCGTACCGCGTCAGCGATGGTATGAGCGCCGGTGAAGTTGCCGTAAACCTCAAGTTCGGCGGCATCGGTCCTAAGAAGTTCTCTGCTGTTACGGCTGCTAACGTCGGTAAGCAGATGGCCATCGTTCTCGATAACCAGGTCATCAGCGCTCCGGTTATCCGTGACCGTATCCCGAACGGTGAAGCTCAGATTACGGGTCTCGACGACATGGCTGAAGCAAACCGCCTCGCTGTTGTGCTCAAGGCTGGTGCCCTCAAGGCTCCGATGCAGATCATCGAAAGCCGTAGCGTCGGTGCAACCCTCGGTGAAGAAAACATTGTCCAGGGCTTCGGTTCCGGTGCTATCGGCCTCTTGCTCTGCTTGGTGTTCATGGTTGCTTACTATCGCCTCGGTGGTTTCATTGCAAGTATCGGCGTGATGGTCAACGCTCTCGTGACTGCCGCTGTGATGTCTGTATTTAACGCCACGCTTACTCTCCCGGGTATTGCTGGTTTCATTCTCGTCGTCGGTATGTCTCTCGACGCGAACGTGATTATTTTCGAACGTATCCGTGAAGAACTCAAGAACGGCCTCACGGCTCGCGCCGCTGTCGCCAAGGGTTATGAACGTGCTTTCAGCGCCATTTTGGACTCCAACTTGACGACTGTTTTGACGGGTCTTATTTTGTACAAGATTGGTACGGGTTCCGTCAAGGGTTTCGGTCTTACTCTTACGATCGGTATCCTCACTTCTCTCTTCTGCGCTATCACGATTTCCCGCGCCGTGTTCGACTGGAGACTTGCTAAGCGCGACAGAACGACGCTCTCTATCGGTTCTGGCTTCAAGACTTTGAACAATGCTAACCTCCAGATCATGAAGAACCGCGGCAAGTTCAAGGCTCTCTCTATCATCCTTCTTATTGCAAGCATCGCTTGCATCGCTGTGAAGGGTTTTGACTTTAGCATCGACTTCACGGGTGGTCAGGTCTATACGATCCAGTATCAGGATGACGCCAAGCACGAAACCGACTTGAACAAGGCTTTGAGCAAGGCTGGCATCCAGGGTGCTCGCGTCCGCTCTCTCGGCGGTACGTCTGCTAACTCCTACCAGATCAGCGTTCGCGGTGATGACACGAGCTTCGAACTCGCCATGGCTAAGGCTTTCGAAGCCGCTAACCAGAAGTGCGAAATCGTGGCTAAGGACGCTGTCGGTCCGACCATCGGTAAGGAACTCCGCTTCAACGCTATTTTGTCTGTGATTCTTGCATGGCTCGGTATCGCTCTCTACGTGTGGTTCCGATTCGGTAAGCTCGGCCTTGGCTTCGGCGTTGCTGCTGTGCTTGGCCTTATTCATGATACGATCATCACGCTCGGCTTCATCTCGGCATTCAGCCTTTCTTTCGACGGCGCCTTGATCGCTTCGCTCCTCACGATGATTGGTTACTCTGTCAACGACACCATCGTGAACTTCGACCGTATCCGTGAAAATACCGCTCTCTTCGGTTCTGCCAAGTACGAACAGACCATCAATAGCTCTTTGAACCAGTGCTTCAGCCGTACGGTGATTACCTCTCTCACGACGCTCTTCGTTTGCGTGGTTCTCGCTGTTAAGGGTGGCTCTTCCATCCGCGACTTCGGTCTCGTTCAGTGCTTCGGTATCCTCATCGGTACTTACTCTTCTGTGTGCGTCTGCTCTCCGATCGTTCTCTGGTGGAGCAAGAAGTTCAAGAAGGGTGTGTAA
- a CDS encoding magnesium transporter CorA family protein encodes MLKYYKIESGRLSVAPNEEAADIVMMGSLSQEQRSILVKEYEITEHTIASAFDSDELSRIEYDDDFTTIVFKKPKNYSAEDNFQFRVESFGIFIFKDWVLLLTDSDIPVMDERKFSKIDSLNTFVLRVLSFAIAHFNEHLKIINRINDDLEQRLNTSMENKYLLSMFSLNKGLIYYVSALNSNDTLLRKLQLGRSLNWTEAERELLEDIQIENGQSLQQANIYANILTSMMDARASVINNNVNQLMKNLTIVTISISLPTFFASLFGMNVKLPFGMNGDATVGSPVAFWIIIAICFLSVFVFLAVWMRKK; translated from the coding sequence ATGCTCAAGTATTACAAAATCGAATCCGGTCGTCTCTCAGTAGCTCCGAACGAAGAAGCTGCTGACATCGTTATGATGGGTTCTTTAAGCCAGGAACAGCGCAGCATCCTTGTTAAGGAATATGAGATAACGGAACATACGATTGCCTCCGCATTTGACTCGGACGAACTTTCCCGTATCGAATACGACGATGATTTTACGACCATCGTGTTTAAGAAGCCCAAGAATTATTCTGCCGAGGATAATTTCCAGTTCCGCGTGGAATCTTTTGGCATTTTCATTTTCAAGGACTGGGTTTTGCTCCTTACGGACAGCGACATCCCGGTGATGGATGAACGCAAGTTCTCGAAAATCGACAGCCTGAATACGTTTGTGCTCCGTGTGTTGAGTTTTGCTATTGCACACTTCAATGAACACTTGAAGATCATCAACCGCATCAACGACGACTTGGAACAGCGTCTGAACACGTCGATGGAAAACAAGTATTTGCTCTCGATGTTCAGCTTGAACAAGGGCTTGATTTACTACGTGAGCGCCTTGAACAGTAACGATACGCTGCTTCGCAAGTTGCAGCTTGGCCGCAGCCTCAACTGGACCGAAGCTGAACGTGAACTCCTGGAAGATATCCAGATTGAAAACGGGCAGAGCCTGCAACAGGCAAACATCTACGCGAACATTTTGACATCTATGATGGATGCTCGCGCAAGCGTGATCAACAACAACGTGAACCAGTTGATGAAGAACCTCACTATCGTGACGATTTCTATATCGCTCCCGACGTTCTTCGCAAGCTTGTTCGGTATGAACGTGAAGCTCCCGTTTGGCATGAACGGCGATGCGACCGTCGGCTCCCCGGTGGCGTTCTGGATTATTATCGCGATCTGCTTCCTCTCCGTGTTTGTTTTCCTTGCTGTTTGGATGCGCAAGAAATAA
- a CDS encoding polyprenyl synthetase family protein, which produces MSPTKADFKAVLSQARDLVKVELDKTEQVIMQVAKNAPAGISDRLVTLFSRKGKRIRSTLLCLLANCGTQKPDIDRVAHACAAVELLHLASLVHDDIIDGTDVRRGQKTAHREWGTQVAVLIGDYVLSQSMRCVIDEKARNVPVIISDAADKLIIGEIMELDHCGDMGLSRKSYNEIIDGKTAALIDAAARIGGILAGFDQPMVDECAKMGTHFGIAFQIIDDLLDYGYGSVNMDKAKFTDLSNGLITLPLLYYFEDCTVEERREMESFIAKASAEGIPEKIQDRLFAKKSFAKAKAEAQEHLEQALAIADKFPKSNFTEEITAMFASMSERGN; this is translated from the coding sequence ATGAGTCCGACAAAGGCAGACTTCAAAGCCGTTTTATCCCAAGCTCGTGACTTGGTTAAAGTGGAGCTAGACAAGACAGAACAAGTCATCATGCAGGTGGCCAAAAACGCCCCCGCAGGGATTAGTGACCGACTTGTAACACTTTTTAGCCGCAAAGGCAAGCGCATCCGTTCGACACTCCTTTGCCTGCTCGCGAACTGCGGGACGCAAAAGCCGGACATCGACCGTGTAGCACACGCCTGCGCCGCTGTAGAACTATTGCACCTCGCCAGTCTCGTCCATGACGACATCATCGATGGGACGGACGTTCGCCGTGGGCAAAAGACGGCTCACCGTGAATGGGGTACTCAAGTAGCCGTGTTGATTGGCGACTATGTGCTTTCGCAGTCTATGCGCTGCGTCATTGACGAAAAAGCCCGTAACGTGCCCGTCATTATCTCCGATGCCGCAGACAAGCTCATCATCGGTGAAATCATGGAACTCGACCATTGCGGCGACATGGGACTTTCCCGCAAGTCTTACAACGAAATCATCGATGGAAAGACAGCAGCGCTCATTGACGCTGCAGCGCGCATCGGCGGCATTTTGGCAGGTTTCGATCAGCCGATGGTTGATGAATGCGCCAAGATGGGAACGCACTTTGGCATCGCCTTCCAGATTATCGACGACCTGCTGGACTATGGCTACGGTTCCGTGAACATGGACAAGGCGAAGTTCACCGACCTTTCTAACGGCCTCATCACATTGCCGCTCCTCTATTACTTCGAGGACTGCACCGTAGAAGAACGCCGTGAAATGGAAAGCTTTATCGCAAAGGCTTCTGCAGAAGGCATTCCCGAAAAGATTCAGGACCGCCTGTTTGCAAAGAAGAGCTTTGCGAAGGCAAAAGCCGAAGCCCAGGAACACTTGGAACAAGCGCTCGCCATTGCCGACAAGTTCCCGAAAAGCAACTTCACCGAAGAAATCACCGCCATGTTCGCCAGCATGTCGGAACGCGGGAACTAA